From one Deltaproteobacteria bacterium genomic stretch:
- a CDS encoding TetR/AcrR family transcriptional regulator, translating into MIALRCDEVVDMAIVRKNYQKIRYEIKKNDILENAAKMFLKKGFEKAALEDIAHELKMTKGSLYYYIKSKEDMLFQCIMKANKMANDVLEGVEKMDLPPAEKLRQAILGHTKVLTTDFVVGVLRQQELLLPTHMRDTVIHERDRFEKKFLAIVKEGIRKETFQKEDWKMRAYAILGALNWIPRWYTPDGKLSPEEIGEAMANYLIRGLLNPEMKDEES; encoded by the coding sequence GTGATTGCTTTAAGATGTGATGAGGTGGTGGATATGGCGATTGTCAGGAAAAATTATCAAAAAATTCGGTATGAAATAAAGAAGAATGATATTTTAGAGAACGCCGCAAAAATGTTTTTAAAGAAAGGATTTGAAAAAGCGGCCTTGGAAGATATCGCCCATGAGCTGAAAATGACCAAAGGCAGCCTTTATTACTATATCAAAAGCAAGGAAGATATGCTTTTCCAGTGCATTATGAAAGCCAACAAAATGGCAAATGATGTGCTGGAAGGAGTAGAAAAAATGGACCTGCCGCCGGCCGAAAAACTGCGGCAAGCTATTTTGGGTCACACTAAAGTGCTTACGACAGATTTTGTCGTCGGGGTCCTGAGGCAGCAAGAACTGCTTCTTCCAACGCATATGCGGGATACCGTAATTCATGAACGGGATCGCTTCGAAAAGAAATTTTTAGCGATTGTGAAAGAAGGAATCCGCAAAGAAACCTTTCAAAAGGAGGACTGGAAAATGAGGGCCTATGCGATTTTGGGGGCTCTGAACTGGATTCCGAGGTGGTATACGCCGGATGGAAAACTTTCGCCGGAAGAAATCGGCGAAGCTATGGCTAACTATTTGATCCGTGGCCTTTTAAATCCAGAGATGAAAGATGAAGAGTCGTGA